A single region of the Marinobacter nanhaiticus D15-8W genome encodes:
- a CDS encoding DUF1289 domain-containing protein — protein sequence MAKKVENPCVSICQLKGGLCVGCGRTKDEIRQWTSMKRPERMKTVKLAEQRLKKLNVD from the coding sequence ATGGCGAAGAAGGTAGAAAATCCGTGTGTGTCGATCTGCCAACTCAAAGGCGGTCTTTGTGTGGGCTGCGGGCGCACCAAGGACGAGATAAGACAGTGGACATCGATGAAACGGCCGGAAAGGATGAAAACGGTGAAGCTCGCGGAGCAGCGTCTGAAAAAGTTGAACGTCGACTGA